A DNA window from Salvelinus sp. IW2-2015 linkage group LG4q.1:29, ASM291031v2, whole genome shotgun sequence contains the following coding sequences:
- the LOC111961887 gene encoding phosphatidylinositol 4-phosphate 5-kinase-like protein 1 isoform X1: MPQAAQVSLRHNCYFQPLVCPAMSYHTSIDKKTNLRGPTGLTCVVVFFCKWHYILMETNSPFSDVAFCRDGCKCWCLNTHSGVCVSSPPQMEMSGGPVGVTRRTGTVKRTMWGGLRQQWKLLGLFEIDQQHEFYSLTSMMKEGLSAAVQTTIDNPPPDELSEDDYRLELTQIHKDFKMETFAGPVFASLRRSLGMTEKEYQHSLSSDGSYLQFISNSKSKADFFLTNDKCFFLKTQNKREVKFLLSNLRIYMEHLEKYPHSLLVKFLGVHRINISHRRKKYFIVMQSVFYPDDRINARYDIKGCEVSRWTDPAPEGSQVIVVLKDLNFKGQYITLDQQRPWLLRQVEIDTSFLQRLNVLDYSLLVGHQPLHQDERHQGLSFATLIMRTKKSVITGSSPTHAGMPTVPGVVPEEDSTLLVSEMDGGTGSCSIAESRGASDPGSALSGRTCTEQPAGSVTDSMVLRDFQAQNRRLLPNFKNPLHVIDGPEHRYFVGIIDIFTVYSFKKRLEHWWKRLRHPGQAFSTVSPTSYCLRLCQWVQDHTK, translated from the exons ATGCCACAGGCAGCCCAGGTCTCTCTACGACACAACTGTTATTTTCAACCTCTGGTTTGCCCAGCAATGAGTTACCACACGTCAATCGATAAGAAGACCAACTTGCGTGGTCCAACTGGTCTTACCTGCGTAGTTGTCTTTTTTTGTAAATGGCATTACATTTTAATGGAGACAAACAGCCCTTTTAGTGATGTGGCATTTTGTAGAGATGGTTGCAAGTGCTGGTGCTTGAACACtcattctggtgtgtgtgtgtcatccccaCCCCAGATGGAGATGTCTGGGGGTCCGGTGGGGGTGACGCGGAGGACTGGGACAGTGAAGAGGACGATGTGGGGGGGCCTGAGGCAGCAGTGGAAGCTACTGGGCCTGTTTGAGATTGACCAGCAGCACGAGTTCTACAGCCTCACCTCTATGATGAAGGAAGGCCTCTCTGCAGCCGTGCAGACCACCATCGACAACCCACCACCG gATGAATTGTCAGAAGATGATTACAGATTGGAGCTCACTCAAATACATAAG gaCTTTAAAATGGAGACGTTTGCAGGGCCAGTGTTTGCCAGCTTGCGTCGCTCCCTGGGGATGACAGAAAAGGAGTAtcagcactctctctcctccGATGGCTCATACCTGCAGTTCATCAGCAACTCCAAAAGCAAGGCTGACTTCTTTCTGAC GAACGATAAGTGTTTTTTCCTGAAGACCCAGAATAAGAGAGAGGTGAAATTCCTCTTGTCCAATCTGAGAATCTACATGGAGCACTTAGAGAAGTATCCCCATTCACTGCTGGTCAAGTTCTTAG GTGTCCACAGGATAAACATTTCCCATAGGAGGAAG AAGTACTTTATTGTAAtgcagagtgttttttatcctgaCGATCGAATCAATGCCAG GTATGACATCAAGGGTTGTGAGGTGAGCCGGTGGACAGACCCAGCCCCTGAGGGTAGCCAGGTTATTGTTGTCCTCAAGGACTTGAACTTCAAGGGCCAGTATATCACTCTGG ACCAGCAGCGGCCGTGGCTGCTCCGGCAGGTGGAGATTGACACGTCGTTCTTGCAGAGACTCAACGTGCTGGACTACAGCCTCCTGGTGGGCCATCAGCCCCTGCACCAAGACGAACGCCACCAGGGCCTCTCCTTTGCCACCCTTATCATGCGCACAAAAAA GTCAGTGATCACTGGCTCAAGCCCCACCCATGCGGGCATGCCCACTGTTCCAGGGGTGGTCCCAGAGGAAGACTCCACGCTGTTGGTGTCAGAGATGGATGGCGGGACAGGAAGTTGCAGCATTGCCGAGTCACGGGGAGCAAGTGACCCGGGCAGTGCCCTTTCCGGGAGAACCTGTACTGAGCAGCCGGCCGGGTCGGTCACAGATTCGATGGTGCTCAGGGACTTCCAGGCCCAGAACCGCCGGCTGCTGCCCAACTTCAAGAACCCGCTACACGTCATTGACGGACCGGAGCATCGCTACTTTGTGGGCATCATTGACATCTTCACTGTCTACAGCTTCAAGAAGAGGCTGGAGCATTGGTGGAAGAGACTGCGGCACCCAGGGCAGGCCTTCTCCACCGTCAGCCCCACCTCTTACTGCCTTAGGCTCTGCCAGTGGGTACAGGACCACACCAAGTAG
- the LOC111961887 gene encoding phosphatidylinositol 4-phosphate 5-kinase-like protein 1 isoform X2: MEHLEKYPHSLLVKFLGVHRINISHRRKKYFIVMQSVFYPDDRINARYDIKGCEVSRWTDPAPEGSQVIVVLKDLNFKGQYITLDQQRPWLLRQVEIDTSFLQRLNVLDYSLLVGHQPLHQDERHQGLSFATLIMRTKKSVITGSSPTHAGMPTVPGVVPEEDSTLLVSEMDGGTGSCSIAESRGASDPGSALSGRTCTEQPAGSVTDSMVLRDFQAQNRRLLPNFKNPLHVIDGPEHRYFVGIIDIFTVYSFKKRLEHWWKRLRHPGQAFSTVSPTSYCLRLCQWVQDHTK; this comes from the exons ATGGAGCACTTAGAGAAGTATCCCCATTCACTGCTGGTCAAGTTCTTAG GTGTCCACAGGATAAACATTTCCCATAGGAGGAAG AAGTACTTTATTGTAAtgcagagtgttttttatcctgaCGATCGAATCAATGCCAG GTATGACATCAAGGGTTGTGAGGTGAGCCGGTGGACAGACCCAGCCCCTGAGGGTAGCCAGGTTATTGTTGTCCTCAAGGACTTGAACTTCAAGGGCCAGTATATCACTCTGG ACCAGCAGCGGCCGTGGCTGCTCCGGCAGGTGGAGATTGACACGTCGTTCTTGCAGAGACTCAACGTGCTGGACTACAGCCTCCTGGTGGGCCATCAGCCCCTGCACCAAGACGAACGCCACCAGGGCCTCTCCTTTGCCACCCTTATCATGCGCACAAAAAA GTCAGTGATCACTGGCTCAAGCCCCACCCATGCGGGCATGCCCACTGTTCCAGGGGTGGTCCCAGAGGAAGACTCCACGCTGTTGGTGTCAGAGATGGATGGCGGGACAGGAAGTTGCAGCATTGCCGAGTCACGGGGAGCAAGTGACCCGGGCAGTGCCCTTTCCGGGAGAACCTGTACTGAGCAGCCGGCCGGGTCGGTCACAGATTCGATGGTGCTCAGGGACTTCCAGGCCCAGAACCGCCGGCTGCTGCCCAACTTCAAGAACCCGCTACACGTCATTGACGGACCGGAGCATCGCTACTTTGTGGGCATCATTGACATCTTCACTGTCTACAGCTTCAAGAAGAGGCTGGAGCATTGGTGGAAGAGACTGCGGCACCCAGGGCAGGCCTTCTCCACCGTCAGCCCCACCTCTTACTGCCTTAGGCTCTGCCAGTGGGTACAGGACCACACCAAGTAG